A region from the Neurospora crassa OR74A linkage group V, whole genome shotgun sequence genome encodes:
- a CDS encoding isoflavone reductase: MSNDFKPTNVLIIGGTGTIGAYITSSLLSAATPKPYTTLSLFTRPGWDSDPSSQKTQLIKHWQSQGLNVVTGDVESLDEAGFTNVFEDGKFDTVISCLGRATLKYQPKIIDAAEHSKSVQWFLPSEFGTDVAHNEKSAQEPTHVGKLALRKHIREKIRRLKVTYVVTGPYFDMWLYPTPGYEQAGGFVPAEKKAYIVGDGEGKVGFCTMWDVGKFVTATLRHPAQSFGKALKVQSFIVTPNEVLSEFQKQTGSDFEVTKTPLPEIESLEDILWDKKSDNPQPNPLATFVTLRRIWARGGTLYEKNDNEVLEVNQENLDTLEEGVRRYLAGGYKGETFGVKARA; encoded by the exons ATGTCCAACGACTTCAAACCCACCAACGTCCTCATCATaggcggcaccggcaccatcGGCGCCTACATcacctcttccctcctctccgccgccaCTCCCAAACCCTACACcactctctccctcttcacccGTCCCGGCTGGGACTCcgacccctcctcccaaaaGACCCAACTCATTAAGCACTGGCAATCCCAAGGCCTCAACGTCGTAACCGGCGACGTCGAATCCCTCGACGAAGCGGGTTTCACCAACGTCTTTGAAGACGGCAAGTTCGACACCGTCATCTCCTGCCTAGGCCGCGCCACGCTCAAATACCAACCCAAAATCATCGACGCAGCTGAGCACTCGAAAAGCGTGCAGTGGTTCTTGCCGTCCGAGTTTGGCACGGATGTGGCGCATAATGAGAAGAGTGCCCAGGAGCCGACGCACGTGGGCAAATTGGCGCTGAGGAAACACATCAGGGAGAAGATTCGGCGGTTGAAAGTCACGTATGTGGTTACTGGGCCGTACTTTGACATGTGGCTTTATCCTACGCCGGGCTATGAGCAGGCTGGCGGGTTTGTGccggccgagaagaaggcgtacatcgttggtgatggcgaggGCAAGGTTGGGTTTTGTACCATGTGGGA CGTCGGCAAATTCGTCACCGCCACCCTCCGCCACCCCGCCCAATCCTTCGGTAAAGCCCTCAAAGTCCAATCCTTCATTGTGACCCCCAATGAAGTCCTCTCGGAATTCCAGAAGCAGACCGGCTCCGATTTCGAGGTCACCAAGACCCCGCTCCCTGAGATTGAATCGCTCGAGGACATCCTCTGGGACAAGAAGAGCGACAACCCGCAGCCCAATCCCCTGGCTACATTCGTCACGCTGCGTAGGATCTGGGCTCGGGGTGGCACGCTGTACGAGAAGAATGATAATGAGGTATTGGAGGTCAACCAGGAGAATTTAGATAcgttggaggaaggggtgAGGAGGTACTTGGCCGGTGGGTACAAGGGGGAGACGTTTGGGGTGAAGGCCCGGGCGTGA
- a CDS encoding mannose-6-phosphate isomerase, with protein sequence MLPVPLIQLQCGVNSYEWGKKGNSSRAAQFAAASLDDNEFKIDEEKPYAELWMGTHPSNPSKDKHTGRTLLELIQDNQALLSPAIAERYQNKLPFLFKVLSIQKALSIQAHPNKKLAEKLHARDPKNYPDDNHKPEMAIAISDFEGLCGFRPLKEIAHFLDNVPALRQLVGEDKAKAFVETVKRNDGNESDEATAENKKVLQSAFGALMASSEADMTAAADKLVQSAKSAGADFTGTAVPSPGGAKLSELVGRLHGQFGADYGLFVLFFLNFVEMKAGEAIYLRADDIHAYISGDIIECMASSDNVVRAGFTPKFKDVDNLVNMLTYDFAPIEQQKMEPTDYTQDVKNKREAGATLNQTAIDSQSEIVEYNPPIEEFSVVRSLLKSQGSKVTFKPIDGPSIIICTQGQGKISVGPKVQEIKKGHVFFVGATAECVLESEDDKFETFKAFCVLDEQSNGN encoded by the exons ATGCTTCCAGTTCCTCTCATCCAGCTCCAATGCGGGGTCAACTCGTACGAAtggggaaagaagggaaactCGTCGCGCGCCGCCCAGTTTGCTGCCGCCTCGCTTGATGACAACGAGTTCAAGATTGATGAGGAGAAGCCATATGCCGAG cTATGGATGGGCACGCACCCCTCCAATCCGTCCAAGGACAAACACACTGGCCGCACCTTGCTCGAGCTCATCCAAGACAACCAAGCTCTCCTCTCCCCCGCCATCGCCGAGCGCTACCAAAACAAGCTGCCTTTCCTCTTCAAGGTCCTGTCCATCCAGAAAGCCCTATCGATCCAGGCCCACCCCAACAAGAAGCTCGCCGAGAAGCTGCATGCCCGCGACCCCAAAAACTACCCCGATGACAACCACAAGCCCGAGATGGCCATTGCCATTAGCGACTTTGAGGGCCTCTGCGGCTTCCGTCCGTTGAAGGAGATTGCCCACTTCCTCGACAACGTGCCTGCTCTGCGACAGCTGGTGGGTGAGGACAAGGCGAAGGCATTCGTCGAGACTGTCAAGAGGAATGACGGAAACGAATCGGACGAGGCCACGGCGGAGAACAAGAAGGTTCTACAAAGTGCTTTTGGTGCACTCATGGCTTCATCTGAGGCGGACatgactgctgctgccgacAAGCTCGTTCAGTCGGCCAAGAGCGCTGGCGCGGATTTCACCGGTACTGCTGTCCCCTCGCCGGGTGGGGCCAAGCTCTCTGAGCTGGTCGGTCGTCTACACGGACAATTTGGTGCCGACTACGGCCTCTttgtccttttcttcctcaacTTTGTCGAGATGAAGGCGGGTGAAGCGATCTATCTGAGGGCAGACGATATCCATGCCTACATCAGCGGTGACATCATCGAATGCATGGCCAGCAGCGACAATGTTGTGCGCGCAGGCTTCACCCCCAAGTTCAAGGACGTTGACAATTTGGTCAATATGCTTACATACGACTTTGCGCCTATTGAACAGCAGAAGATGGAGCCCACCGACTACACCCAGGATGTAAAGAACAAGCGCGAAGCTGGCGCGACACTGAACCAGACTGCCATCGACTCCCAATCAGAGATTGTAGAGTACAACCCACCAATTGAGGAGTTCAGTGTCGTCCGCTCGTTGCTCAAGAGCCAAGGTTCCAAGGTCACCTTCAAACCCATTGACGGCCCaagcatcatcatctgcaCCCAGGGTCAAGGCAAGATTTCAGTCGGCCCCAAGGTAcaggagatcaagaagggcCACGTTTTCTTTGTCGGCGCTACGGCCGAGTGTGTGCTCGAAAGCGAGGATGACAAGTTTGAGACTTTCAAGGCCTTTTGCGTGCTGGATGAGCAAAGTAATGGGAATTGA